One window of the Benincasa hispida cultivar B227 chromosome 3, ASM972705v1, whole genome shotgun sequence genome contains the following:
- the LOC120072771 gene encoding WAT1-related protein At5g64700-like — protein sequence MGSNKPYIVAIFIQITFAGMSLMSKAAFAAGMNTYIFLFYRQAAGTLVLVPLTLILKGKEKRPLSFKHLCQIFVISLIGITLALDAYGVAINYTSATLGAAAFNCVPVTTFFFAVLLRMEKVKLKKAAGIAKVVGIMICMAGAAILAFYKGPYLKPLFTHQLFHHYHQSQSHHSSKSQNTWMIGCFFLLITSVSWGIWFVLQARFLKGYPHPMEFMCMQTVMSMVQSFVVAIAMERDPLDWKLGWNIRLFAVLYCGILVIGISNNAQCWVIREKGPVFQAMTTPLNLITTIIGSQLLFSEGIYLGSIIGASLLVMSLYSVLWGKNKELVTPPNNNQPCLPQKETRELTCRTEVNSSLV from the exons atgggttcTAACAAGCCTTACATTGTTGCAATTTTCATCCAAATTACCTTTGCCGGAATGAGCCTAATGTCTAAGGCCGCCTTCGCCGCCGGTATGAATACTTATATCTTCCTCTTCTATCGTCAAGCTGCTGGCACTCTCGTCTTAGTCCCACTCACTCTGATCTTAAAAGG GAAGGAGAAGAGGCCATTGTCTTTCAAGCATCTCTGCCAAATTTTTGTCATTTCATTGATAGG GATCACTCTTGCATTGGATGCTTATGGAGTGGCCATTAATTACACGTCAGCAACTCTTGGTGCTGCAGCCTTCAattgcgttcctgtcacaacaTTCTTCTTTGCGGTTTTACTAAG GATGGAGAAGGTGAAGTTAAAGAAAGCAGCAGGGATAGCAAAGGTAGTGGGGATAATGATATGCATGGCAGGTGCAGCCATTCTTGCTTTCTACAAAGGCCCCTATTTGAAGCCACTTTTCACACACCAACTTTTCCACCATTATCACCAATCTCAATCCCACCATTCTTCTAAATCCCAAAACACATGGATGATTGGCTGTTTCTTCCTTCTCATCACTAGTGTTTCTTGGGGCATTTGGTTTGTTCTCCAG GCTAGATTCTTGAAGGGGTACCCTCACCCAATGGAGTTCATGTGCATGCAAACAGTAATGAGTATGGTTCAAAGCTTTGTTGTGGCCATTGCAATGGAAAGAGATCCTTTGGACTGGAAATTGGGTTGGAACATTAGACTCTTTGCTGTCCTCTATTGT GGCATTTTAGTAATTGGGATTTCAAATAATGCCCAATGTTGGGTAATCAGAGAAAAAGGTCCAGTTTTCCAAGCCATGACGACGCCATTGAATTTAATCACAACAATAATTGGTTCCCAGTTACTCTTTTCCGAAGGAATTTATTTGGGAAG CATTATAGGTGCATCCTTATTGGTAATGAGTCTTTACAGTGTTTTGTGGGGAAAAAATAAAGAGCTTGTCACTCCTCCAAACAATAATCAACCATGTCTGCCACAAAAGGAGACTCGAGAGTTGACATGTCGTACTGAAGTCAACTCCTCATTGGTCTAA